The Chitiniphilus purpureus sequence CCAACAAGAAGGCCGGCGAGTTCTACACCCCGCGCAGCGTCGTGCGGCTGATGATCGACATGCTCGATCCCAAAGAAGCCGAGACCATCTACGACCCGGCCTGCGGTACCGGCGGCATGTTGCTGGCCGCCGTGCAACACGTGAAGGAACAGCATGGCGACGTGAAGCGGCTGTGGGGCAAGCTGTACGGACAAGAGAAGAACCTCACCACCTCATCCATCGCGCGGATGAACCTGTTCCTTCACGGCATTGAAGACTTTCAGGTGGTGCGTGGCGACACCTTGCGTAACCCGGCCTTCTTCGAGGTCGATCGGCTGGCCACCTTCGACTGCGTGATCGCCAACCCCCCTTTCTCGCTGGAAAAGTGGGGCGAGGACCTGTGGCTGAACGATCCCTTCGGCCGCAACTTTGCTGGCCTACCACCCTCATCCAGCGGTGACTTCGCGTGGGTGCAGCACATGGTCAAGTCGATGGCCGACGTCAGCGGCCGGATGGCAGTGGTGTTGCCCCAGGGCGCACTGTTCCGCAAAGGTGTGGAAGGCAGCATCCGCCAGAAACTGCTGGAGATGGATCTGGTTGAGGCCGTGATCGGGTTGGCGCCCAACCTGTTCTACGGCACCGGCCTGGCCGCGTGCATCCTGGTCTTGCGCAAGCGCAAGCCGGCCAAACACAAGAAGAAGGTGCTGATCGCCGATGCGTCACGCCTGTTCCGCCGGGGGCGCGCGCAAAACTATCTGGAGCCCGAGCACGCCGCCGAGATCCTCGGCTGGTATCGCGGCTTTGCCGATGTGCAGGACGCGGTCTGCGTGGTCAGTCTCGACGAAATCAAGGCCGAGGACTGGACGCTGAACATTTCGCGCTACGTATTGCCACCGCTGCAGGAAGACATTCCTCCGTTGCCCGTCGCCATTGCAGCCTTCAAGGATGCACTGACCAACTGCCGCGAGGCAGAGGAACGACTCGCGCAGGTCATGACCGAAGGAGGATGGTTGAAATGAGCCGCATCAGCCAACAAGAACTCGAAGGCTACCTGTGGGGCGCCGCCGTGCTGCTGCGCGGCCTGATCGACGCGGGCGACTACAAGCAGTTCATCTTCCCGTTGCTGTTTTACAAGCGGGTGTCGGATGTGTGGGAAGAGGAATACCAAGCGGCCCTGGCCAACTCTAACGGCGACCTCTCCTATGCACAGTTCGCTGAAAACCATCGTTTCCAGATTCCCGCTGGCGCACACTGGAACGATGTGCGTCAAACGCCGAAGAACGTGGGCGCAGCCATTCAAAAAGCCATGCGCGCCATCGAGACGGCCAACCCAGATCTGCTCGATGGCATCTTCGGCGATGCCCCCTGGACCAACCGCGAGCGTCTGCCCGATGAAACGCTGAAGAACCTGATCGAGCACTTTTCGACCCGGACGCTGTCGGTGGCGAACGTGCCCGAAGACGAATTGGGCAACGCCTACGAGTACCTGATCAAGAAGTTCGCGGACGACTCCGGCCACACGGCGGCCGAGTTCTACACCAACCGCACCGTCGTGCACTTGATGACGCAACTTCTTGCACCTCAGGCGGGCGAGTCGATTTACGACCCCACGTGCGGAACCGGCGGCATGCTGATCTCGGCACTGGACGAAGTGAAGCGCTCCGGCGGTGAATACCGCACGCTCAAGCTCTACGGGCAGGAGCGCAACCTCATTACCTCGTCTATCGCTCGCATGAACCTGTTCCTGCATGGCGTGGAAGACTTCGAAATCATTCGGGGTGACACCCTGGCCGAACCAAAGCACATCGAGGGCGACCGTTTGCGCCAGTTCGATGTGATCCTGGCAAACCCGCCGTACTCCATCAAGCAGTGGAATCGCGAGGCCTGGAGCAGTGACAAGTGGGGCCGCAACTCGCTGGGCACTCCGCCGCAGGGCCGCGCCGATTACGCCTTCCAGCAGCACATCCTAACCAGCCTCACCGCCAAGGGGCGTAGTGCCGTGCTCTGGCCCCACGGCGTGCTGTTCCGTAATGAAGAACAGACCATGCGCGCCAAGATGGTCGAGCAGGACTGGGTTGAAGCCGTCATCGGCTTGGGGCCCAACCTGTTCTACAACTCCCCGATGGAGTCGTGCATCGTCATCTGCAACCGCAAGAAGGTCGCCGGTCGCAAGGGCAAGGTGATCTTCATCGACGCGGTGAACGAGGTCACCCGGGAACGGGCGCAAAGCTTTCTCAAGCCTGAGCACCAGCAGCGCATCCTTACCGCTTACAAGACGTTTGCCGATGTGCCCGGTTTCGCCAAGGTCGCCACCCTGGCCGAAATCAGCGCCAATGCGGGCAACCTCTCGATCCCGCTGTACGTGAAGCGCATTGCCGCCGCCATCGCCACCGACAGCAACGGTGACGCGGTATCGCTGTTCTCTGCATGGGACCAATGGCAAACGGATGGCCGCGCGTTCTGGCAACAGATGGACGCGCTGGTGGAAACGCTGGATGGACTGATTACGGAGGACATCGAGCGTGTCTGACAAGAACAATAAAACCCTGAAGCCCGGCTGGCGTCGGGTGAAATTCGGCGACGTGGTGCGCCTCTCGAAAGCCCGCAGCCAAGATCCGTTGGCCGATGGCATTGAACGCTACGTCGGTCTGGAACATCTCGAGCCAGGTGATTTGCGCATCCGCAGTTGGGGCAGCGTCGCTGACGGCGTGACCTTTACCAGCGTGTTTCAACCTGGACAGGTGCTGTTCGGCAAGCGACGCGCTTACCAGCGCAAGGTGGCTGTGGCGGATTTCTCTGGGGTGTGCTCCGGTGACATCTATGTGTTGGAGACCAAGGACGCACAGGTTTTGCTGCCGGAGCTGCTGCCCTTCATTTGCCAGACCGATGCCTTTTTTGATCACGCGGTGGGCACATCAGCTGGCTCGTTGAGCCCCCGCACCAACTGGACGAGTTTGGCGGACTTTGATTTTCCCCTTGCTCCTGTAGACGAACAGTCGAGACTTGTTGACGCCTTCCAAGCACTTGAACGAACCGGTGAAGCGCATCGAAGAGTGGGAGATATAGCCGACCAGCTTGTTCGCTCATTGCTTTCCGACGTACTGAATAGAGAATGGCCTGTTGTCGAACTTGGCTCAGTTGTTCAGGGAACACAGTACGGACTTTCAATCAACGCTGGATCGGACGGTCAATATCCGATGCTTCGAATGATG is a genomic window containing:
- a CDS encoding type I restriction-modification system subunit M; the protein is MSDQHITLSQLEGHLWESANILRGPVDAADFKTYIFPLLFFKRICDVWDEEYQEIVDETGDEQLAWFPESHRFQIPEDCHWNDVRTKASNVGTALQRAMREIEKANPDTLYGVFGDAQWSNKDRLSDALLKDLIEHFSKLPFGNKNVNSDLLGDAYEYLIKKFADATNKKAGEFYTPRSVVRLMIDMLDPKEAETIYDPACGTGGMLLAAVQHVKEQHGDVKRLWGKLYGQEKNLTTSSIARMNLFLHGIEDFQVVRGDTLRNPAFFEVDRLATFDCVIANPPFSLEKWGEDLWLNDPFGRNFAGLPPSSSGDFAWVQHMVKSMADVSGRMAVVLPQGALFRKGVEGSIRQKLLEMDLVEAVIGLAPNLFYGTGLAACILVLRKRKPAKHKKKVLIADASRLFRRGRAQNYLEPEHAAEILGWYRGFADVQDAVCVVSLDEIKAEDWTLNISRYVLPPLQEDIPPLPVAIAAFKDALTNCREAEERLAQVMTEGGWLK
- a CDS encoding type I restriction-modification system subunit M; amino-acid sequence: MSRISQQELEGYLWGAAVLLRGLIDAGDYKQFIFPLLFYKRVSDVWEEEYQAALANSNGDLSYAQFAENHRFQIPAGAHWNDVRQTPKNVGAAIQKAMRAIETANPDLLDGIFGDAPWTNRERLPDETLKNLIEHFSTRTLSVANVPEDELGNAYEYLIKKFADDSGHTAAEFYTNRTVVHLMTQLLAPQAGESIYDPTCGTGGMLISALDEVKRSGGEYRTLKLYGQERNLITSSIARMNLFLHGVEDFEIIRGDTLAEPKHIEGDRLRQFDVILANPPYSIKQWNREAWSSDKWGRNSLGTPPQGRADYAFQQHILTSLTAKGRSAVLWPHGVLFRNEEQTMRAKMVEQDWVEAVIGLGPNLFYNSPMESCIVICNRKKVAGRKGKVIFIDAVNEVTRERAQSFLKPEHQQRILTAYKTFADVPGFAKVATLAEISANAGNLSIPLYVKRIAAAIATDSNGDAVSLFSAWDQWQTDGRAFWQQMDALVETLDGLITEDIERV
- a CDS encoding restriction endonuclease subunit S, whose translation is MSDKNNKTLKPGWRRVKFGDVVRLSKARSQDPLADGIERYVGLEHLEPGDLRIRSWGSVADGVTFTSVFQPGQVLFGKRRAYQRKVAVADFSGVCSGDIYVLETKDAQVLLPELLPFICQTDAFFDHAVGTSAGSLSPRTNWTSLADFDFPLAPVDEQSRLVDAFQALERTGEAHRRVGDIADQLVRSLLSDVLNREWPVVELGSVVQGTQYGLSINAGSDGQYPMLRMMNIEDGLCVENDIKYVDLNDKDFDAYRLIHGDVLFNRTNSYELVGRTGVYELNGDHVFASYLVRIKTDTEKLEPKFLTLYLNSDFGRRQVLAYATKAVSQANVNASNLLRVRLPLPPLDVQQQLLDEIAKAKFAGKAAMERRTSSEAMKKQLFAEITGDAR